One window from the genome of Thalassospira xiamenensis M-5 = DSM 17429 encodes:
- a CDS encoding di-heme oxidoredictase family protein, translating to MQFPAMRLSRFMIATALVFGAMTPAFADETIPANALPGGATTWQKKTGRMAFTHHSANMTFEKRLDFKLGEALFQRLWVTAPTRTKAADGLGPLFNSRACNGCHIRNGRGHPVDEDDPSAGATSMLLRLSIPPQNDADRELLASGHASTLPDPVYGGQFQDFSIPTVQAEGKVTVSYDMQTVELADGTRVELRHPTYGMRDLAYGPLHDDVMISPRIAPPMIGLGLLEAIPDEVLLASADPEDHDGDGISGRVNRVWDIAKDELAIGRFGWKAGMPSLDQQNQNAFQFDIGLSTPLYPNGYGDCTEAQTLCRGAPDGNEPEFDNLEAHGQITDLVLYYTRNIAPPMRQNVSDPEVIPGREIFNSIGCGACHTPSYQLPEQTDLAEQSGQVIWPYSDLLLHDMGAGLADNRPEADASGTEWRTPPLWGLGRAKEIDPRAGYLHDGRARNILEAILWHGGEAKPARDAVTFLPSSDRSKLIAFLNSL from the coding sequence ATGCAGTTTCCCGCCATGCGCCTTTCCCGTTTCATGATCGCGACCGCCCTTGTTTTTGGGGCAATGACACCGGCGTTTGCCGATGAAACCATACCCGCCAATGCCCTGCCGGGCGGGGCGACCACCTGGCAAAAGAAAACCGGACGAATGGCATTCACCCATCATTCGGCCAATATGACCTTTGAAAAGCGGCTTGATTTCAAGCTTGGCGAGGCCCTTTTTCAAAGGCTTTGGGTAACCGCCCCAACGCGCACCAAGGCAGCAGACGGTTTGGGGCCGCTGTTTAATTCACGGGCCTGCAACGGGTGCCATATCAGAAATGGCCGCGGCCATCCGGTTGATGAAGATGATCCGTCTGCCGGGGCGACGTCGATGTTGTTGCGCCTGTCGATCCCGCCGCAAAATGATGCGGATCGGGAATTACTGGCGTCAGGCCATGCATCCACCCTGCCCGATCCGGTTTATGGCGGCCAGTTTCAGGATTTTTCGATCCCGACCGTTCAAGCCGAAGGCAAGGTCACCGTCAGTTATGACATGCAAACCGTCGAACTAGCCGATGGCACCAGAGTCGAATTGCGCCATCCGACCTATGGCATGCGCGATCTGGCTTATGGGCCATTGCACGACGATGTGATGATATCGCCGCGCATTGCACCGCCGATGATCGGGCTTGGGCTTCTGGAAGCCATTCCCGATGAAGTACTGCTTGCGAGCGCGGATCCGGAAGATCATGACGGCGATGGCATATCGGGCCGGGTCAACCGGGTTTGGGATATTGCAAAGGATGAGCTTGCCATCGGGCGGTTTGGCTGGAAAGCCGGAATGCCAAGCCTTGATCAGCAGAACCAGAATGCATTCCAGTTCGATATCGGCCTTTCAACCCCACTATATCCCAACGGATACGGTGACTGCACCGAAGCCCAGACACTGTGCCGTGGTGCGCCGGATGGTAATGAACCGGAATTTGACAATCTGGAAGCGCACGGGCAGATCACCGACCTTGTGCTTTATTACACCCGTAACATAGCCCCGCCGATGCGACAAAACGTATCCGATCCGGAGGTGATCCCAGGGCGTGAGATTTTCAATTCAATCGGTTGCGGAGCCTGCCACACGCCAAGCTATCAATTGCCCGAACAGACTGATCTGGCGGAGCAATCCGGGCAGGTGATCTGGCCGTATAGCGACCTGTTATTGCACGATATGGGGGCCGGGCTTGCCGACAACCGGCCTGAAGCCGATGCCAGCGGAACGGAATGGCGCACCCCGCCCCTTTGGGGATTGGGCCGCGCAAAGGAAATTGATCCACGTGCCGGATACCTGCATGACGGGCGGGCGCGCAACATTCTGGAAGCCATATTGTGGCACGGGGGAGAGGCAAAACCCGCGCGTGACGCCGTCACATTCTTGCCATCATCGGATCGCAGCAAGTTGATCGCGTTTTTGAATTCTTTATAA